In the Alkaliphilus oremlandii OhILAs genome, one interval contains:
- a CDS encoding HD domain-containing phosphohydrolase: protein MKLKHKLPLISIVLLVLYFISLWVMTEKTILQFTIDYQHKIYLSKIERHTQNIEYDIQNGKRQLWRIGQKLNTGKLSWKESSHYFYDALEDSVFDKIGLVYKDKTYHITGRDQLGDLSHRTYLNEAFEGKTVVSEPLYSKSNNIYQIVIAVPISYNEEILGAVIGTIPMQFIGDIVDSLRIDGYGFGILIDSSGDVILNSEYDAIGYTNFYEHVGIDQFTSKSGFLRYHDGEQQRYAFFKQLDGLDFFAVSIIGESDLYKPITALFHKNLQIFIMILILACILTYFAIKNIFKPVSALIDAMIKAEDGDYMLQVPVEREDEVANIAIQFNKTIEKISFRDEELQALNEELIASFREINETNEKMLQLYFDTIKALVQAMEFKDTYTKGHSERVMEYSLSLGSKLNLTQEEMEILRHGSILHDIGKLGIPDEVLLKASTLNEEEYNIIKEHSRKGASFIENLEFLKESLPIIRNHHERFDGGGYPDQLKGDEIPLLVKIVTIADAYDAMTTRRAYKEPFTMDEAVIELRRNKGTQFDPFLVEKFIETIYNI, encoded by the coding sequence ATGAAATTAAAACACAAGCTACCTTTAATCAGTATTGTTTTATTAGTACTTTATTTTATATCTTTATGGGTTATGACAGAAAAAACAATATTACAGTTTACCATAGATTACCAGCATAAAATCTATCTTTCTAAAATTGAAAGACATACGCAGAATATTGAATATGATATACAAAATGGGAAAAGACAATTATGGCGGATCGGGCAGAAATTAAATACAGGGAAATTAAGCTGGAAAGAATCTTCTCATTATTTTTATGATGCTTTGGAAGATAGTGTTTTTGATAAGATTGGATTAGTGTACAAGGATAAAACCTATCATATTACGGGCAGGGATCAATTAGGTGATCTATCCCATCGAACCTATTTAAACGAAGCCTTTGAGGGGAAAACCGTCGTATCAGAGCCGTTGTATTCCAAATCGAACAATATCTATCAGATCGTGATCGCAGTGCCAATTTCCTACAATGAGGAAATCTTAGGCGCTGTCATTGGTACAATTCCCATGCAATTTATAGGGGATATTGTGGATTCTTTAAGGATTGATGGCTATGGATTCGGTATTTTGATCGATTCATCAGGAGATGTCATTTTGAATTCGGAATATGATGCCATTGGGTACACTAATTTCTATGAGCATGTAGGAATTGATCAGTTTACGAGCAAAAGTGGTTTTTTAAGATACCATGACGGAGAACAACAGCGATATGCGTTCTTCAAACAGCTGGACGGCCTTGATTTTTTTGCAGTTTCGATTATTGGCGAAAGTGATTTATATAAGCCCATTACAGCACTTTTTCATAAAAACCTTCAAATATTTATTATGATATTAATACTGGCATGTATTCTCACATACTTTGCCATTAAGAATATATTTAAGCCGGTTAGTGCTTTAATCGATGCTATGATAAAAGCAGAGGATGGAGATTATATGTTGCAGGTTCCTGTGGAGCGTGAAGATGAAGTGGCTAATATTGCGATTCAATTTAATAAGACCATAGAAAAAATTTCCTTTAGAGACGAAGAATTACAGGCATTAAATGAAGAACTCATTGCCAGTTTTAGAGAAATTAACGAGACCAATGAGAAAATGCTGCAACTATATTTTGATACGATTAAGGCATTGGTACAAGCTATGGAATTTAAAGATACCTATACGAAGGGTCATAGTGAACGGGTAATGGAATATTCCTTGAGTCTAGGAAGTAAATTAAATTTGACTCAAGAAGAAATGGAAATTTTAAGACATGGCAGTATTCTTCATGATATTGGTAAGTTGGGTATTCCAGATGAGGTGCTGCTAAAAGCATCTACCTTGAATGAAGAAGAATATAATATTATTAAGGAGCATTCTAGAAAAGGGGCATCTTTTATTGAAAATCTTGAATTTTTAAAGGAATCTCTTCCAATCATACGAAATCATCATGAAAGATTTGATGGTGGGGGTTATCCCGATCAACTAAAAGGAGATGAAATTCCTTTACTGGTTAAGATTGTGACCATAGCAGATGCTTACGATGCAATGACTACAAGAAGGGCATATAAAGAGCCCTTTACCATGGATGAGGCCGTTATAGAACTAAGACGAAATAAAGGCACCCAGTTTGATCCGTTCTTGGTAGAAAAATTTATAGAAACCATATATAATATTTAA
- a CDS encoding SpoIIE family protein phosphatase, whose product MNNYKVFILNFKEVLAINIKEFLRNCGYEVVQNLDKTTYMDDIRKEKPHVILINCTQNTEFEIEVCKRLKKEDRTNKIPLIAILDQQSIEARKKYLALGIEDYIDVPFEKEELNLKVQNQMKFVESQRELYLCRMALAENLEMIRKQKNELDRNLNLASRIQEALIPKSLGSIPNCSFNWIYQPSGKVGGDIFDVFMLDKDHLGLYMIDVMGHGLAAAMLAVTLSESLILDIDRDSPLKKKISTPPYYEIVSPIEVVRYLNKRFPFGKYEHYFTIFYMVLNIKTGVMSYVRGGHPIPLLLKESGEMLELDAYGTPVGFEFCEDYEEKTITLSTGDHLIIYTDGLAEIKDSSGNAMGHDGIVNYVKKEGLFNGQLTMGLSKLVREQSQLSDDLTVLEMSWNRSV is encoded by the coding sequence ATGAACAATTACAAAGTTTTTATACTGAATTTTAAAGAAGTGCTGGCTATAAATATAAAAGAATTTCTTAGAAATTGTGGATACGAAGTTGTTCAAAACTTAGATAAGACAACATATATGGATGACATCAGAAAAGAAAAACCCCATGTTATTTTGATCAATTGTACTCAAAATACTGAGTTTGAAATAGAAGTCTGTAAGAGGTTAAAAAAAGAGGATCGGACAAATAAAATTCCACTCATTGCAATCTTGGATCAACAAAGCATAGAAGCGAGAAAAAAATATTTGGCATTAGGAATTGAAGACTATATAGATGTACCATTTGAGAAGGAAGAACTGAATCTGAAGGTTCAAAATCAGATGAAATTTGTAGAATCACAAAGAGAGCTATATTTGTGTAGGATGGCATTGGCTGAGAATCTAGAAATGATTCGAAAACAAAAGAATGAATTGGATCGGAATTTAAATTTAGCCTCGAGAATTCAGGAAGCGCTTATTCCAAAGTCTCTCGGCAGTATACCGAATTGTTCTTTCAACTGGATATACCAACCCTCAGGAAAGGTCGGGGGCGATATTTTTGATGTTTTTATGCTGGATAAAGATCATTTAGGGCTGTATATGATCGATGTAATGGGACATGGGCTCGCAGCCGCTATGCTTGCAGTTACGCTATCTGAAAGTCTAATCTTAGATATCGATAGAGATTCCCCTCTGAAGAAAAAAATAAGTACACCACCCTACTATGAAATTGTATCCCCTATAGAAGTCGTACGATATTTAAATAAAAGATTCCCTTTTGGGAAATATGAACATTATTTTACAATATTCTATATGGTTTTAAATATAAAAACAGGTGTAATGAGCTATGTACGTGGAGGGCATCCAATCCCTCTTCTTCTGAAAGAAAGTGGAGAAATGCTGGAGCTGGACGCATACGGCACTCCTGTTGGCTTCGAATTCTGTGAGGACTATGAAGAGAAGACAATCACCTTAAGTACCGGTGACCATCTGATCATTTATACCGATGGACTTGCAGAGATAAAAGACAGCTCTGGAAATGCAATGGGACACGATGGCATTGTAAATTATGTAAAGAAGGAAGGACTATTTAATGGGCAATTAACAATGGGCTTGAGCAAATTAGTTCGGGAGCAATCACAGCTAAGTGACGATTTAACGGTGTTAGAAATGAGCTGGAATAGATCTGTGTGA
- a CDS encoding FMN-binding protein, translating to MKKKIALGLIAALTMATVIGCGSPGKESAGYTDGTYEGVGAGYKGDIKVSVEVKGGKITDVKVLEQAETEGLGDKAAEEVAQKIVKENSVEVEGVSGATGSSNGVKEAVKKALEAK from the coding sequence ATGAAAAAGAAAATAGCTTTAGGTTTAATTGCGGCATTAACAATGGCTACAGTAATTGGTTGTGGCTCACCAGGAAAAGAGAGTGCTGGATACACAGATGGTACATATGAGGGTGTAGGTGCAGGATATAAGGGAGATATTAAAGTAAGTGTTGAAGTAAAAGGTGGAAAAATTACAGATGTAAAAGTATTAGAGCAAGCTGAAACAGAAGGTCTTGGCGACAAAGCTGCAGAAGAAGTAGCACAAAAAATTGTTAAAGAAAATTCTGTAGAAGTAGAAGGCGTATCTGGTGCAACAGGTTCAAGCAACGGTGTAAAAGAAGCTGTTAAAAAAGCATTAGAAGCAAAATAA
- a CDS encoding FMN-binding protein — translation MKKKFALALVFALTMGVFAGCSKPAKEAATGKFTDGVYEGVGEGFKGNIKVSVKVENGNIKTIDLLEIEDTPGIGDEGAKEVIAKIIEKQSTEVEVKSGATVSSNGTMEAVEVALGLKEAKVAEKPAEAPKEEEVKEEEKKEEEVKEEEKKEEPKKEEPKKEEPKKEEPKKEEPKKEEPKKEEPKKEEPKAADGFKDGSYVGKAEGFYGNIEMKVTISGGKISDVTINKMDETEGIGDVAVKKIAENAKAKNTGDLDTISGATVSSTGAITAIKNALSQAK, via the coding sequence ATGAAAAAGAAATTCGCCTTAGCTTTAGTGTTTGCTTTAACCATGGGAGTTTTTGCTGGATGCTCTAAGCCAGCAAAGGAAGCAGCAACTGGAAAATTTACAGACGGTGTATATGAAGGTGTTGGAGAAGGCTTCAAAGGCAACATTAAAGTAAGTGTTAAAGTTGAAAATGGTAACATCAAAACAATTGATCTTTTAGAAATTGAGGATACACCTGGAATCGGAGACGAAGGTGCTAAGGAAGTTATTGCAAAGATTATAGAAAAACAATCTACAGAAGTAGAAGTTAAATCCGGTGCTACTGTTTCCAGCAATGGAACAATGGAAGCTGTAGAAGTTGCGTTAGGTTTAAAAGAAGCAAAGGTTGCTGAAAAGCCAGCAGAGGCACCGAAGGAAGAGGAAGTAAAAGAAGAAGAGAAGAAGGAAGAAGAAGTAAAAGAGGAAGAGAAGAAAGAAGAGCCTAAGAAGGAAGAGCCTAAGAAAGAAGAACCTAAGAAAGAAGAACCTAAGAAAGAAGAGCCTAAAAAAGAGGAGCCTAAGAAGGAAGAACCTAAAAAAGAAGAGCCTAAAGCAGCAGATGGCTTTAAAGATGGTTCATACGTAGGTAAAGCTGAAGGCTTCTACGGTAATATCGAAATGAAGGTTACAATTTCTGGCGGAAAAATTTCAGATGTTACAATAAATAAAATGGATGAAACGGAAGGCATTGGTGACGTAGCGGTGAAAAAAATCGCAGAGAATGCTAAAGCTAAGAACACCGGTGATTTAGATACCATATCTGGAGCAACAGTTTCTAGTACAGGTGCAATTACTGCGATTAAAAATGCATTAAGTCAAGCAAAGTAG